Proteins co-encoded in one Hymenobacter swuensis DY53 genomic window:
- a CDS encoding AMP-dependent synthetase/ligase produces the protein MDIRRTFDLLPQLQQKYNKPDCFAYKLNGQYTPISTDTVIEKVNQVSLGLRGLGIGKDDKVAIISMNRPEWMFADFGIAQLGATSVPMYPSITVEDYKYIFTDAGVKAIFVSDQKLYDKVKEATEGLDIPTQNVFTFDEVGGARHFNELLELGKKGNPADLEPLKAAVQPNDLLTLIYTSGTTGQPKGVMLSHNNILSNCRNAQRFVPVTENDKALSFLPLCHIFERMVTHIYLLNGVSIYYAESMESIAENLREVKPEIFTTVPRLLEKVYDKIVAKGHEQTGVKKSLFFWALNLGLKYDNQKDGGFLYNTQLALANKLIFSKWREALGGNLRCIVSGGGALQPRLARVFWAGGIRVMEGYGLTETSPVIAVGGYEPENNMIGTVGPIIDNTEVKIAQDGEILTKSESVMLGYYNKPELTAKEFDADGWFHTGDIGEMVEGKFLKITDRKKEMFKTSGGKYIAPQVIEGKLKESPLVEQCMVVGDGQKFASALVIPAFDDLKGWCKRNGVDCNCSNEELVKNEKVVKMYNELVNKYNTGFAQWEQVKRIALLPQLWTVETGEMTPTMKVKRKIITQNNQEIIEGLYQNAEKPAGAGGH, from the coding sequence ATGGACATCCGCCGTACGTTCGACTTGCTGCCCCAGCTGCAGCAAAAGTATAACAAGCCTGACTGCTTTGCCTACAAGCTCAACGGCCAGTACACCCCCATCAGCACCGATACCGTCATTGAGAAAGTCAACCAGGTAAGCCTGGGCCTGCGCGGCCTCGGCATCGGCAAAGACGATAAGGTAGCCATCATTTCGATGAACCGGCCGGAGTGGATGTTTGCCGATTTTGGGATTGCGCAACTGGGCGCTACCAGCGTGCCTATGTACCCCAGCATCACGGTGGAAGACTACAAGTACATCTTCACCGACGCCGGCGTGAAGGCCATTTTCGTGTCAGATCAGAAGCTGTATGATAAGGTGAAGGAGGCCACTGAGGGGTTAGATATTCCCACCCAGAACGTTTTTACCTTCGATGAGGTCGGCGGCGCCCGCCACTTCAACGAGCTGCTGGAACTGGGAAAAAAAGGCAACCCCGCCGACTTGGAACCCCTGAAGGCCGCCGTGCAGCCCAACGACCTGCTCACGCTGATTTACACCTCGGGCACTACGGGCCAGCCCAAAGGCGTGATGCTGAGCCACAACAATATCCTCAGCAACTGCCGCAACGCCCAGCGCTTCGTGCCCGTCACGGAGAATGATAAGGCCCTGAGCTTCCTGCCGCTCTGCCACATATTCGAGCGCATGGTGACGCACATCTACCTGCTCAATGGCGTCAGCATTTACTACGCTGAGAGCATGGAAAGCATTGCCGAAAACTTGCGTGAGGTGAAGCCCGAAATCTTCACCACCGTGCCGCGCCTGCTGGAGAAGGTATATGATAAGATTGTGGCGAAAGGCCACGAGCAAACCGGCGTCAAGAAAAGCCTATTCTTCTGGGCCCTTAACCTAGGCCTGAAGTACGACAACCAGAAGGACGGCGGCTTCTTGTATAATACGCAGCTGGCTCTGGCCAACAAGCTCATCTTCAGCAAGTGGCGCGAGGCGCTGGGCGGCAACTTGCGCTGCATCGTGAGCGGGGGCGGAGCTCTTCAGCCGCGCTTGGCTCGCGTGTTCTGGGCCGGTGGCATCCGCGTGATGGAAGGCTACGGCCTCACCGAAACCTCGCCGGTAATTGCTGTGGGTGGCTATGAGCCCGAAAACAACATGATTGGTACGGTAGGCCCTATCATCGACAACACCGAGGTGAAAATTGCCCAGGACGGTGAAATCCTCACTAAGTCGGAGTCGGTAATGCTGGGCTACTACAACAAGCCCGAGCTAACGGCCAAGGAATTCGACGCCGACGGCTGGTTCCATACCGGCGACATTGGGGAGATGGTAGAAGGCAAATTCCTGAAAATCACCGACCGTAAGAAGGAGATGTTCAAGACCTCGGGCGGCAAGTACATTGCCCCGCAGGTCATTGAAGGTAAGCTCAAGGAGTCGCCGCTGGTAGAGCAGTGCATGGTAGTAGGCGACGGTCAGAAGTTCGCCTCCGCCCTCGTCATCCCTGCCTTCGACGACCTAAAGGGCTGGTGCAAGCGCAATGGTGTGGACTGCAACTGCTCCAACGAGGAGCTGGTGAAGAACGAGAAGGTGGTGAAGATGTACAACGAGTTGGTCAACAAGTACAACACCGGCTTCGCACAGTGGGAGCAGGTGAAGCGCATTGCGCTGCTGCCCCAGCTCTGGACCGTGGAAACCGGCGAGATGACGCCCACCATGAAGGTAAAGCGCAAAATCATCACCCAGAACAACCAAGAAATCATTGAAGGCCTGTACCAGAACGCCGAGAAGCCGGCCGGCGCCGGCGGCCACTAG